Part of the Vigna angularis cultivar LongXiaoDou No.4 chromosome 1, ASM1680809v1, whole genome shotgun sequence genome, tttttactattgagTAACTTTGAattcattttgaacatttttttattgtctatCAAGCTTGATTATTGAGAAGCACATTTAATGCTTCATGCAAcattaattatgttttcttcttcataCAACATCTTTGATAATTAGCAACATTTATCTTCTACTTCAAAAAGTGATGAAAATGCATCATACTAGGCAAACAACTAacccaaatttgaaataaactTGTGCTAAGATAGTTGAATGTCAATGCAGCTTTAGCTTAAACCTCAATTCATATTTGAATGAAACTTATATTACGTAAATCTTTTTAGCAATAGATGGTTTCCTACATCATAGGATTAAGCTTAAAGAgtattctttatattattataatgtttatttgtACTTATTTTCTGGACATCTATAACTTATCAAACAAAGTGAAAATATCTAACAAAACTTTCctagtttttatataatttttacgTCTATCATATGTAGCTTCTTCATGATTTATGCTTTGGTCACTGAATGATTTGGGAagagtgattgaggggatttaagaggatttgaaggtaaatttttttgttgtttatttgagtagatttgaagGTAAgtaagagtgaatttggaagtaaatttttttaatctgtcacatcaatcaaattctacattaattcttacaaactttacttccaaattcacttccaaatctactcaaataaacaacaaaaaaatttaccttcaaattctctcaaatcccctcaatcactctcccccaaattcattcaagtgaacaaaccCTTAAACTTTCTTAGATTAACAACTTAATCAAAATCATAGAGTATTTAATTTTGCTGTAACAATTGTAAAACCTTTCACAAGTTATGTTAGATCATCTTGAGAATTGTCTTGAtcattttgtaaatattttcacaaacCTTTTATAAAGAAAGAACCACAAAATAATACACtagtaaaataagaaacataataataataaaaattattctagTTTGCCTAATAAGACTATGTACAATCCTTGAAAACTAAACAACAATGTTACATTGTTAAATATTAATGGtaagaattattattatcactTATGACTTCATCTAatcatataacatttatattattttttgaaaggATTGTCTAATAtgattttatctattttaaccAAAGATTTACTCTTCATTATAaccttaataaatatttttgacacGCCAAAACCACcttatttattataactaaAACTTATATGTTAAAcaagaaaacttaaaataaacttaaatctaTATATCTTTTGCAATAAATGCTACCAATTATTGGTATTAAGATtttggcttaaatgcttacttcgtctcCATGTTAAggggtgaatttctgtttagtacttATTTAGTTGAGTTTAGATATGAAGATGATTTTTTTAGTAAGAATAGATATGAAATAGTGAAATCGGTTCTATACGTTGGTGGCATGAAGAATAGATATGAAATAGTGAAATAGTGACATTCCCAGATTTAATCTCAGTCTATATAATTTTATGGTACTTAATGGTGGCAGGAAGAGCAGAAGTTAAtggtggaagagagagaaaaaaccGGCAAGTAGTTAATggtgagaaaaatagaaaagaaaaagatgacagGAAGAGtagaaaggagagagaaaaaggtgTAGCCACGCGTGAAGTTAACGCCGTTTCTATCAACTTAACGGGGActgaattgatacaaatttgaaaGCATATGAACGAAAtgtctacatttttaaaactgtgtactaaacagaaattcacctcttaacatgggaatgaagtaagcatttaagcctaaaaTTTTCAACCCATGCCCGCGATAgaattctttaatatatatttctacAATGACGAAAGCAAGTTTTAATTGAGAGGAAACGGAGTTTGTACAAAATAgtcctttattttcttttttaaaatttatcaactaTAATGTTTTACGTTATTTTCTGCCTACTTAtttgaatagaaaataaaatagttgaAGAAACATGTACACATAATGTAGTATAAGTAtctatgtataaaataaaaattactataatGAACTTTTCATTTTGTAGTATAAGTATCTAAGTATctatgtataaaattaaaataactataagattaaaattacaaaaatacatgTTATTGCAGTTAACTATTTATTGATTCGTATCCATTGTTATTACAAAAGTCGATATGTCCGAGTGGTTAAGGAGACAGACTTGAAATCTGTTGGGCTTCGCCCGCGCAGGTTCGAACCCTGCTGTCGAcgttttgtattttaattttaataaaaaaaaatgtgaccGAAAATTAGGTTGGTGgaattatctttcttttctccCCTTTTCCTTAAAAGCGTTGTCTGAAAATTTAAAGCgttttaaaaactattaatttGGAAATATGGTATAGATTATTTGAAAGGATTTTTttgagaatattttaaaaagattaaatatatatttggtttcttaatttttagtgaaaattaaaattagtccataaataaaacattagatcaatttagtctttttttagaaatgtatgaatttaattattttaaccaaattttattaaatttatttaaccttttaaaCGTGCTTCGTGATaacatttgaattgtttatatcatttgacatatctttgttttaatattaaataaacttaacaaaataaaatttagttaaaaaaactaaatgcACACATTTTTTAAGTTGAGATTAAATTGAACTAAAGTTTCAAAAAATAACTATTCTAATTTTTCacttaagaaaagaaaacatatttaattattattttttaaatattaattttaataatttaaatagtaaattaaaattatttaatttatcatacTAATATTGAAATATTGAAAGCTTTAAAGTTTTTTATCAGATAAATTCATTATTACACAATTGTTAGAATAACTAATTACGACAAAATCGAGCATTAACTAggtttttaattctttaattttgcTGTGAGATTGAaatttgtcatattttgaaactTCAATACCTTTTTTTCAaaccttaaaattaaattatatactcattttaactcagttaaattaattatttttttacgtCTCAAACGCATTTCATGTTATTATTTAGTTGTTTACACTATTTGACACATTATGACCTCAATGTTAGCTCGAAAATGTGTttaacacataaattttttttaatacaattgaGTTAAAATGATTAGATCTATTCATTTCTAaagtttagagactaaaatgtatcaaaatttgaGACAGAACAAATTCCAATTTCTAGATAAAGTTTatagactaaaaacatatttaactccaAATTTACAactttaacaaataaattttaattcattatttaatttaatttaattttaacttttttctagataacacattttcttttagaaCTCCACAACTACACCCCCTTCCATAATTCATTTATCCAaaaccatttattttatttgaacttGTTCCTACCACACCCAATAGTCTCACATCGCTTAAAAGTTGAGGTGTAAGacaatttaaatagtttttccTTCTTTCATCCTCTGAGGCGTCttttaggctttgttcactGGAATGAATTatggggagagtgattgaggggatttgaaagtaaattttgttgttgtttatttgagtggatttggagataagtgagactggatttggaagtaaagtttgtgagaattagtgtaatatttgattgatgtgacagattaaaaaaatttacttcaaaatccactctcacttactaTTAATCCTAATGATGTTACTTGACGAACTTGGGATCGAAACAATAACGCCCACTATGAGGCTGATAATGGAACATCTGATCCCTTAAATCCTCCATTAGGGACTTATGTCCTATCACGTCCAATAGTCTCACATTGTTTAGGAATCAAAGTCTAACATAGTTTAAATATTCCACCCTCAAAGACACCTTTTGAATGCTTTTCAATTATCAAAAttgacaaataataaaaaaagaaaatgatgcaTGAGTTGAAAGTTACTCAATGATAAAACAGAGATTgcacaatatattttaaatttgatatattttttaacacatttaattatataatttatttattttatgttattttgtttttaagacattatttaaaagatttaaatttaatacgAACAGGATTTAATGCCACATTTATTACACAGAGAAGAAATATAGTCTAAAACTTGAAacttataaagaaataaatgaaaCTTAATAAGTGACAGATACTATATTGAAAAGTAAAATGTgtgaaaaagaattattttatagatgaaaaaaataaagaagctttcattaattaatttagtagtGTATAAAAATTACTGTTtcattagaaattaaattaatttaacttttgttaaaagttaaataattttcttaagttTAGTTTATGTAGGGTTGAAAGTTACTTTTATctagataatgatattttgatactaTTTTGTGACAAATTTTTAACTCCATCAATGTTTCACATTCTAATTGGTCCACGTGAaagaagttttaaaaaataaaaaataatatggaAATGCAAGTCAGAAGGGTTACATGGTTTTCATTTAGGCggctttatttattttttgggtttcaaaaatttaaaatctcacATAGAGAAGCCACGAACGAGAGAAGGTCCTCCCACCCACGAACCTCCCTTCACCACAACCGGTCGTTCACCGATAAAGGAGCGTTCACCGGATTGTCACCGTTCGTTGGAGCTGAACGTTCTGGCGTTTCGAAGCTCCGTTCAACGTGAAAACCACCATCTACGCGCTCTACAGTTTCAATACTCACCCTCACAATCACATATATCCGAACCTTCTCACTGTTATGCCATGGTCGAGGAATTGTGTTGAAGAGGCCACTGCCGTCAAACCCTTGTGCCGCTAGACCATCGTTTTCTCTCACAAACCCTAACTTCAATTTCACTCAaaatttcttcctttctttcattcttcATCTTGGCTAACAAATCTAATCTCAGTCGAATTCTAGTTTTTGTGAACCAGAGTAATATTGTTGTCGTGCCCAAGGGCGCTTGCTTGGCAAAGCTCCTCTGTCACGTTCCCTTGGAAATGCAATAGGTCGCCATTGCCAATTACCGATCTTTCATTGCTGCTGCCGACGCCTTAATCGCCATTCGCCACGAAGTCTCCTCCATTGACAACCATCTCGAATCTCTCGTACCTTCTCTATACTATTGCTTTtcatttcatctttttcttatatttcaattttctaGCTTTGCTTATATTAAATTCATGTTTTAACGAAGTAGGTTTACTTATTGTTGCAAATGTGATTGTGCTTCGTACACATACTTAGGAGCATTTCGTTGGGTTGGGATAAATTAGGTGATTGGGTTCAACTTAGTGTATAGCGTGTTACTAATTGAATTGGATTGAAAACTTAAGGACATGTGTAGAGCTTGCATTGATAATCTCACTTCTACAAAGAACGTGAATAATGTTTATTGATGTAATAATGGTTCCATGGTCACTACATGAACCTATACCGAACCAATATTCAAAACCATACACATACTCTATTATTTCTTGTCTAGGAATTGCCTAGGAATATGCTTTTGTTTTCATGGTTCTACTAtcttattatttcttaaaattatacaaaatggTTGTTTTCATGTGTTATCATGGATAAGGAATATGGGCAGCTTTAGAACCTTAGAACCGTGAGTGCACCATAAGGTTAGCTTAATACAACATTACCTTTTCTTTATTGCAAAACCAAATGAACAATATACTAATTTTGTTTCATAGTCCAACCCACTTCACAGATAGAATAAATTGTAGAAAGACCGTGCGATATCTTGGTTCACAATATGCTTTCAAAGATTTAACAAATAAGGCATTGTCCATTTATTCAATAATGAACCGGAAAGGAAATTCTTTAGTATGTACTATGAACTTCTTTTTCCCGTGAGTGTCTCTAGGAGACAAAATTATTACAGCTTTCCCTGTCAAACCAAATGAGTAGCCTATTAAATTTTCCTTCATGGACTAGTATACTTGGGAGGGTCATGCTATCTGGTTCCTTTCATTatgatttcaaattattaaattgcAAGGATTTCTCATTGAATTCTTTCTCTCATGCTAGCTAGGGTGAAAAGCTGTGAGTGAGTTCTGACTTTAGCTTAGTGCAGAGTTTACTGCCATATTTTGTTACTGTCTTTCttctaaagttttttttttctaatttttttccatTCTTTCTTCAGTTGCTTCAAAAGAGCAAAAACGTTGATGTTGAGGATTATGATCGAGTGAAGAAACTTGCTATAGAAATTCAAGTTGTTTTATTAGCATAAATTGCTCATTTAAATGAGTATTGAGGCCTCTTTCAACCTTGCAGTTGTATAAcacaattgatttttttataaatgtttcatGCCTTATACATGAACTTTGGCTGCTTCAAATGTAGATGTCCTAGTTGAAGTTAGAAGATATGAAGATGCTAGTGGTGGTGTTGCTCAAGCTATGGATGATTTGGAGGTTCCTCCAATTGATGATAAATAATGAAGGTCATGGAGGAGATGATGACTTTAATGAATATGAAGATCATGTGGAGGAAGATGACTATCCTGtatttaatatgaattattttattggataGTTTGTTTCAAACATTTGTGAATCTATAAGttgtttttcaaataagaaGTCTATCAGAGAACCAGGATTCTGTTTCACGTCTATTAAAAGATCTTGCAAGCCACCGATTGCAGCTTatggagagagaaaagagaattCATGACATTCTGCATGATGAGGTCACTGGGATATTCTCTATATTTGATGTTTGGTGATATATTTTCTCTATTAGCATTAATTGTGTTACGATTTAACAAGGCTAACCTAAAACTTGATTTGGAGAAGAATAAGAAACTGCTGGCTGAGTATAAGGTGCGTGGAAgttcttattttgaaaaatggATAGTGTTCTCTTTGGATAACTGTATTCtccaatattttaacattactTTTCTTTTCCATCGTTTTCCAGAAGAGGATTGATGTTTTGTTAAGGGAAAAGGAAGATGCAGGTAAAGAGAACCAACAACTATCTAGGCAATTAGATGAGATTACACAAggtgataaaattatttttccaatCTCTATTACTTTGTTGTCCgtgtttatatttgtttctaaACTGCTATTGCTGTTGGAATTTCTTGTTAAAATTTCATGGTGTATATTAGGGAAAAGTTCAACACCTGATACAACTAGTGAACAAGTGATGAAGGAAGAAAAGGACACAAGAATACAGGTTCATTTGAAACTGTAGTTTTGTTTTAACTCACTACCATAATTTTACCTATTTTGTTATGAACAATTTGTCCTAAATTTACTTGCTATTTCTGGAAACATCTAGAGAGACTTAGAGATAAATtaaaggagaaagaagaaagtcGCCTTGAGAGAGGTACATGACTGAAAGAGTGAAAAGGCCATAAAGGACTTTTACAACAATGTTGAACATGTTCTTCCCTTCACTCAGCCCCCAATTGTCTTTTTGTTTGCATTAATATCTTGTAAAGTAATGTCTTGTCATGATATGTACTGGACGACTCaatgattatattttgaaatattattgtacCATTAGTTTTTATTCACACATTAAagtaattgttaaaaaagaatgactcaatttctcacataaAAAGGGGGTGAATTgataaagtataaaatttaaaactttcaaaatccttttcaccaaatataaaatttaagccTTTAtaactttcttgaaacgcaaggtaaAAGACTTGTTTATGTAGCGAAAATTAAATCGATTGAGTACAGTAAGAagtcgactgaataaaagagtgtaaGGATAGGAAGATtaaacactgagtttttatac contains:
- the LOC108337017 gene encoding uncharacterized protein LOC108337017, translated to MTFCMMRSLGYSLYLMFGDIFSLLALIVLRFNKANLKLDLEKNKKLLAEYKKRIDVLLREKEDAGKENQQLSRQLDEITQGKSSTPDTTSEQVMKEEKDTRIQRDLEIN